In Salmo salar chromosome ssa24, Ssal_v3.1, whole genome shotgun sequence, the following proteins share a genomic window:
- the LOC106585862 gene encoding uncharacterized protein: MYSGLLEDSVLTEQQKLRHVLDWAKSFLGSSQDGHNLRRTSPSSPRLYSTSAAPRLEVGGRAAVSPIGTFHNLVRSRSVRENMVGQSEPLTRLPYTTPLPCHTLSHTPGGREFSGPEFKENPGYKELVLSSGPQEDNNDQPRFLGLDNPQADQTTHKPIAPHPEGRDGVSISESLRDRDSTLTTCCSSVDSDTVLWLPGYGPLSRAHDLISREGGCGERKDRVLGMQEHEEEKAAVVEEEDPKTGLEGTSRIIPYGSSRVALEGEHLDWGANGWVSEGLSVYEEYLLCVSCLDHLRTEQNQAPADVMTLPADIMTQPADVMTLPADVMTLPADVMTLPADVMTLPADVMTLPADVLTLPADVMTLPADVMTLPADVMTLPADVMTLPADQTADPSEQPLSAELVVAKQHVHQDIHNEGRRAPFKSSEVKNGRVMQPKSSGGQPGVRSQARVRGRGHSWRFWERSSLSWSSFTHGEVLPRSQLPNRPHSAGVVSKQTSPSEGSCSGPRPPAALQLPLGSAVNTNATNIPVTRALKLAPVGGSVQWLSLPDEVWVSILSLLPHRDLSTVAQVCLHLLRLANDHTLWQVVSVENSSSLTDQWLSSVGGRNPRSLTIYRCSGLSITQSGLEEFFKLSQASLEVLSVTSCSGPGLHGDLVLTLSGQHCDHMTCVDVSWSRATDTGIKALTDTCTGLKTVVLNGCQVTDEALNALVIRCRDSLRRLEVFGCLSISPSCLNTVSELCPGLETLNIGQIPKVTHPYLTLVTSRLKRLHSLNLTGLHAVSDQTVHQVLLQCPDLQRLTLSSCPGVTDMSLHKISTHAPHIRLLDLSGCGKVSDAGVKAVAVACRCLQYLDLSSTATGNRGVSLLAKYCSTHLHTVKLSFCQISPEAIHNLSRQCKRLKLLHLYGCAYIPTEKEIRDINPTVTLYPLT; this comes from the exons ATGTATTCCGGTCTCCTGGAGGACTCAGTCCTGACTGAGCAGCAGAAGCTACGCCATGTGTTGGACTGGGCTAAGAGTTTCCTCGGGAGCAGTCAGGATGGGCACAATCTCCGCAgaacctccccttcctccccacgTTTGTACTCTACTTCAGCTGCGCCTCGACTCGAGGTCGGTGGAAGAGCTGCTGTCTCCCCCATTGGAACCTTTCACAATCTTGTCAGAAGCAGAAGTGTGAGAGAAAATATGGTAGGCCAATCAGAGCCTCTGACCAGGCTACCATACACCACCCCACTGCCCTGCCACACTCTCTCCCACACCCCAGGTGGCCGTGAGTTTTCTGGGCCTGAGTTTAAAGAGAACCCTGGGTATAAGGAGCTGGTCCTGTCCTCTGGGCCACAAGAGGATAACAATGACCAACCACGTTTCCTTGGTCTAGACAACCCTCAGGCAGACCAGACTACCCACAAACCAATAGCTCCTCATCCTGAGGGGAGAGATGGTGTTTCCATCAGTGAGAGcctaagagacagagacagtacccTTACAACCTGTTGCTCCTCAGTGGACAGTGACACTGTCCTATGGTTGCCTGGATATGGTCCTTTATCCAGAGCCCATGACCTCATATCAAGGGAAGGGGGTtgtggagagagaaaggacagagttTTGGGAATGCAGGAACACGAAGAGGAGAAGGCggcggtggtggaggaggaggacccaAAAACAGGCCTTGAGGGAACCAGTAGGATCATACCTTATGGATCCTCTAGGGTCGCACTAGAGGGTGAACATCTAGATTGGGGAGCCAACGGCTGGGTGTCAGAGGGCCTGAGTGTGTATGAGGAGTATctgctgtgtgtgtcctgtttggaCCAcctcagaacagagcagaaccaaGCACCTGCTGACGTCATGACCCTACCTGCTGACATCATGACCCAACCTGCTGACGTCATGACCCTACCTGCTGACGTCATGACCCTACCTGCTGACGTCATGACCCTACCTGCTGACGTCATGACCCTACCTGCTGACGTCATGACCCTACCTGCTGACGTCTTGACTCTACCTGCTGACGTCATGACCCTACCTGCTGACGTCATGACCCTACCTGCTGACGTCATGACTCTACCTGCTGACGTCATGACTCTACCTGCTGACCAAACGGCTGACCCCTCTGAGCAACCTCTGAGTGCTGAGCTGGTGGTTGCTAAGCAACATGTCCATCAGGACATCCACAACGAGGGGAGGCGTGCACCATTCAAGAGTTCAGAAGTGAAGAACGGTAGAG TGATGCAGCCCAAGAGCAGTGGAGGTCAACCTGGTGTCAGGAGTCAGGCTCGTGTCAGAGGTCGCGGTCATTCCTGGAGGTTCTGGGAAAGGTCAAGCCTCTCCTGGTCATCCTTCACTCATGGAGAAGTGTTGCCACG GTCCCAGCTCCCCAACAGACCCCACTCAGCAGGTGTAGTGTCTAAACAGACATCCCCATCTGAAGGTTCCTGTTCTGGACCCAGACCACCAGCAGCTCTTCAGCTCCCTCTGG GCAGTGCTGTGAATACCAATGCAACTAATATTCCTGTGACCAGGGCTCTCAAACTGGCA CCTGTAGGGGGCAGTGTACAGTGGCTGTCTCTCCCTGATGAGGTATGGGTGTCCATACTGTCACTCCTGCCACACAGAGATCTGTCTACAGTGGCCCAGGTCTGCCTCCACTTGCTCCGACTGGCCAATGACCACACACTAT GGCAGGTTGTTAGTGTGGAGAACAGCTCATCTTTAACTGACCAATGGCTGAGCAGTGTGGGTGGGCGTAATCCTCGAAGCCTGACTATCTACAGGTGCAGCGGACTGTCAATCACCCAGAGCGGGCTAGAGGAGTTTTTCAAACTAAGTCAAGCCTCTCTGGAG GTGCTGAGTGTGACAAGCTGCAGTGGGCCTGGTCTCCATGGTGACCTGGTGCTGACTCTGAGTGGTCAACACTGTGATCACATGACCTGTGTGGATGTCAGCTGGAGCAGAGCGACTGACACGGGCATCAAAGCACTGACTGACACCTGCACTGG CCTGAAGACTGTTGTTCTTAATGGTTGCCAAGTTACAGATGAAGCCCTGAATGCCCTTGTCATAAGATGCAGAGACAG TCTGCGCAGGTTGGAGGTGTTTGGCTGCCTGTCTATCAGTCCCTCATGTCTGAACACAGTGTCAGAGTTGTGTCCTGGGCTGGAGACTCTGAACATCGGCCAGATCCCTAAGGTCACTCACCCCTATCTGACCCTGGTGACGTCACGACTCAAACGCCTTCACTCCCTTAACCTGACTGGACTGCAcgca GTGAGTGATCAGACAGTTCATCAGGTCCTCCTGCAGTGCCCTGACCTCCAGCGGCTGACCCTCAGCTCCTGCCCTGGAGTCACTGACATGAGCCTGCACAAGATCAGCACCCACGCTCCCCACATCAG gttgttGGATCTAAGTGGCTGCGGTAAGGTGAGTGATGCTGGTGTTAAGGCTGTAGCTGTGGCCTGTAGATGCCTGCAGTACCTGGACCTGAGCTCCACCGCCACAGGGAACAGAGG GGTGAGCCTGTTGGCAAAATATTGCAGCACTCATCTCCACACTGTCAAACTGAGCTTCTGCCAGATCAGCCCAGAGGCCATCCACAACCTCAGCAGGCAGTGCAAACG gtTGAAGCTACTGCATCTCTACGGCTGTGCCTACATCCCTACTGAGAAGGAGATCAGAGACATCAACCCCACTGTTACACTCTACCCGCTGACTTGA